A genome region from Hoplias malabaricus isolate fHopMal1 chromosome 8, fHopMal1.hap1, whole genome shotgun sequence includes the following:
- the cyp1b1 gene encoding cytochrome P450 1B1 isoform X1 — MCKCINKCLNLITFFSRSLLYCTICRLMMDMFSIVSLFSPVSLLLLLLSLSALLLLLAERFSLSIPGPFQWPVIGNAAELGGAPHLYFSRLAQRYGSVLQIRLGTRRVVVLSGDAIRAALVHKAADFAGRPDFASFRFVSGGRSMAFGNYSDHWKAHRRLSHATARAFSTGDVSMRRAFEGHVRVEVQYLIRLFLRETRRVGHFLPHEYLVVSTANIMSAACFGKRYDYDDAEFRQIVGRNDKFTKTVGAGSIVDVMPWLQRFPNPVRTLYAQFKQLNLEFFDFICAKVDEHRGNLDKSHARDMTDAFILAVQQDAVSKTLSQKDVAPAIGDIFGASQDTLSTALQWIVLVLVRYPDIQKRLQEEVDKVVDKSRLPALEDQPHIPYVMAFIYEVMRFTCFIPVTVPHSTTTATSINGYHIPKDTVVFINQWSVNHDPSKWDQPSVFNPERFLDENGALNKDLTSNVLIFSLGKRRCIGEELSKLQLFLFTTLLVHQCNFATEKPPTMDYIYGLTLKPRPFKVAVTLRDGAQFVEDLVQTSSQTENTREKMTNGNADLN, encoded by the exons atgtgtaaatgtattaataagtGTCTTAacttaataacatttttttcccGCTCTCTCTTATACTGTACTATCTGCAGGTTGATGATGGATATGTTCAGTATAGTGTCCCTCTTCTCCCCGGTGTCCctgctgctgcttctgctgTCTCTATccgcgctgctgctgctgctcgcgGAACGGTTCTCGCTCTCGATCCCGGGGCCGTTCCAGTGGCCGGTGATCGGGAACGCGGCGGAGCTCGGGGGCGCGCCGCATCTTTACTTCTCGCGCCTGGCGCAGCGCTACGGCAGCGTGCTTCAGATCCGTTTGGGCACCCGGCGCGTCGTGGTGCTGAGCGGCGATGCCATCCGTGCAGCGCTCGTGCACAAAGCGGCTGATTTCGCGGGGCGTCCCGACTTCGCATCGTTCCGCTTCGTGTCGGGGGGTCGGAGCATGGCCTTCGGAAACTACAGCGATCACTGGAAAGCGCACCGAAGACTGTCGCACGCCACCGCGCGCGCCTTCTCCACGGGCGACGTGAGTATGCGCCGCGCCTTCGAGGGCCACGTGCGGGTCGAAGTGCAGTACCTCATCAGGCTCTTCCTCCGCGAGACGCGGCGCGTGGGGCATTTCTTACCGCACGAGTACCTGGTGGTGTCCACAGCCAACATCATGAGCGCCGCCTGCTTTGGGAAGCGCTACGACTACGATGACGCCGAGTTCCGGCAAATTGTGGGACGCAACGACAAGTTCACGAAGACGGTGGGCGCGGGCAGCATCGTGGACGTCATGCCGTGGCTGCAGCGGTTCCCCAACCCCGTGCGCACGCTCTACGCGCAGTTCAAGCAGCTCAACCTCGAGTTCTTCGACTTCATCTGCGCCAAAGTGGACGAGCACCGCGGCAACTTGGACAAGAGCCACGCGCGCGACATGACCGACGCCTTCATCTTAGCCGTGCAGCAAGACGCGGTCAGCAAGACCCTCAGCCAGAAGGACGTGGCCCCCGCCATTGGGGACATCTTTGGGGCCAGTCAGGACACTCTGTCCACGGCGCTGCAGTGGATCGTGCTCGTGCTTGTGAG GTATCCAGACATCCAGAAGCGGCTCCAGGAGGAAGTGGACAAAGTGGTGGACAAGAGCCGCCTGCCAGCCCTTGAGGACCAGCCACACATTCCATACGTAATGGCCTTTATCTATGAGGTGATGCGATTCACCTGTTTTATCCCTGTGACCGTTCCGCATTCGACCACCACTGCCACCTCCATCAATGGATACCACATCCCCAAAGACACAGTGGTCTTTATCAACCAGTGGTCAGTCAATCATGACCCTTCCAAGTGGGACCAGCCCAGTGTCTTCAACCCTGAACGCTTCCTGGATGAGAATGGAGCGCTCAATAAAGACCTGACCAGCAATGTGCTGATCTTCTCCCTGGGAAAGCGGAGGTGTATTGGAGAGGAACTATCCAAACTGCAGCTTTTCCTCTTCACCACCCTCCTGGTTCATCAGTGCAACTTTGCGACAGAGAAGCCCCCAACTATGGACTACATTTATGGGCTGACTTTGAAGCCCAGACCATTCAAGGTGGCTGTGACGCTGCGGGACGGAGCCCAGTTCGTGGAGGACCTGGTGCAGACCTCTAGCCAAACAGAGAACACTAGGGAGAAGATGACAAATGGCAATGCAGACTTGAACTAA
- the cyp1b1 gene encoding cytochrome P450 1B1 isoform X2, with product MMDMFSIVSLFSPVSLLLLLLSLSALLLLLAERFSLSIPGPFQWPVIGNAAELGGAPHLYFSRLAQRYGSVLQIRLGTRRVVVLSGDAIRAALVHKAADFAGRPDFASFRFVSGGRSMAFGNYSDHWKAHRRLSHATARAFSTGDVSMRRAFEGHVRVEVQYLIRLFLRETRRVGHFLPHEYLVVSTANIMSAACFGKRYDYDDAEFRQIVGRNDKFTKTVGAGSIVDVMPWLQRFPNPVRTLYAQFKQLNLEFFDFICAKVDEHRGNLDKSHARDMTDAFILAVQQDAVSKTLSQKDVAPAIGDIFGASQDTLSTALQWIVLVLVRYPDIQKRLQEEVDKVVDKSRLPALEDQPHIPYVMAFIYEVMRFTCFIPVTVPHSTTTATSINGYHIPKDTVVFINQWSVNHDPSKWDQPSVFNPERFLDENGALNKDLTSNVLIFSLGKRRCIGEELSKLQLFLFTTLLVHQCNFATEKPPTMDYIYGLTLKPRPFKVAVTLRDGAQFVEDLVQTSSQTENTREKMTNGNADLN from the exons ATGATGGATATGTTCAGTATAGTGTCCCTCTTCTCCCCGGTGTCCctgctgctgcttctgctgTCTCTATccgcgctgctgctgctgctcgcgGAACGGTTCTCGCTCTCGATCCCGGGGCCGTTCCAGTGGCCGGTGATCGGGAACGCGGCGGAGCTCGGGGGCGCGCCGCATCTTTACTTCTCGCGCCTGGCGCAGCGCTACGGCAGCGTGCTTCAGATCCGTTTGGGCACCCGGCGCGTCGTGGTGCTGAGCGGCGATGCCATCCGTGCAGCGCTCGTGCACAAAGCGGCTGATTTCGCGGGGCGTCCCGACTTCGCATCGTTCCGCTTCGTGTCGGGGGGTCGGAGCATGGCCTTCGGAAACTACAGCGATCACTGGAAAGCGCACCGAAGACTGTCGCACGCCACCGCGCGCGCCTTCTCCACGGGCGACGTGAGTATGCGCCGCGCCTTCGAGGGCCACGTGCGGGTCGAAGTGCAGTACCTCATCAGGCTCTTCCTCCGCGAGACGCGGCGCGTGGGGCATTTCTTACCGCACGAGTACCTGGTGGTGTCCACAGCCAACATCATGAGCGCCGCCTGCTTTGGGAAGCGCTACGACTACGATGACGCCGAGTTCCGGCAAATTGTGGGACGCAACGACAAGTTCACGAAGACGGTGGGCGCGGGCAGCATCGTGGACGTCATGCCGTGGCTGCAGCGGTTCCCCAACCCCGTGCGCACGCTCTACGCGCAGTTCAAGCAGCTCAACCTCGAGTTCTTCGACTTCATCTGCGCCAAAGTGGACGAGCACCGCGGCAACTTGGACAAGAGCCACGCGCGCGACATGACCGACGCCTTCATCTTAGCCGTGCAGCAAGACGCGGTCAGCAAGACCCTCAGCCAGAAGGACGTGGCCCCCGCCATTGGGGACATCTTTGGGGCCAGTCAGGACACTCTGTCCACGGCGCTGCAGTGGATCGTGCTCGTGCTTGTGAG GTATCCAGACATCCAGAAGCGGCTCCAGGAGGAAGTGGACAAAGTGGTGGACAAGAGCCGCCTGCCAGCCCTTGAGGACCAGCCACACATTCCATACGTAATGGCCTTTATCTATGAGGTGATGCGATTCACCTGTTTTATCCCTGTGACCGTTCCGCATTCGACCACCACTGCCACCTCCATCAATGGATACCACATCCCCAAAGACACAGTGGTCTTTATCAACCAGTGGTCAGTCAATCATGACCCTTCCAAGTGGGACCAGCCCAGTGTCTTCAACCCTGAACGCTTCCTGGATGAGAATGGAGCGCTCAATAAAGACCTGACCAGCAATGTGCTGATCTTCTCCCTGGGAAAGCGGAGGTGTATTGGAGAGGAACTATCCAAACTGCAGCTTTTCCTCTTCACCACCCTCCTGGTTCATCAGTGCAACTTTGCGACAGAGAAGCCCCCAACTATGGACTACATTTATGGGCTGACTTTGAAGCCCAGACCATTCAAGGTGGCTGTGACGCTGCGGGACGGAGCCCAGTTCGTGGAGGACCTGGTGCAGACCTCTAGCCAAACAGAGAACACTAGGGAGAAGATGACAAATGGCAATGCAGACTTGAACTAA